One Streptomyces coeruleorubidus DNA segment encodes these proteins:
- a CDS encoding LysR family transcriptional regulator: MLNVRRLLLLTEATERGSLTAAAEALGMTTSAASQQMSLLEQEAGQPLIERLPRGIRPTPPGAALAERGQAIRRELRAAQADLDSFTALDQGTLRLGSFPTASASLLPLALTRFRRRHAGIRIEVRAGVLAELREMLHTGEVEQGLLWDYEWNRLDDPALSLTHLLDDPTVLVVPADSPLRTHPSVRLGDLADQEWIIRADNHPVADVLRRSCRQAGFEPRIAYSSHDYQEAQAMVAAGLGIALAPRLALTSRRSDVRLLPFASDVPAPTRRILLARAAARPATPPAQAMARVLRAVAQRFTAPDLHRAQLGAVRRG; this comes from the coding sequence ATGCTCAACGTGCGCCGTCTGCTGCTGCTCACCGAGGCCACCGAACGCGGTTCACTCACTGCCGCGGCGGAAGCCCTCGGCATGACCACCTCCGCCGCTTCCCAGCAGATGTCCCTGCTGGAGCAGGAGGCAGGGCAGCCCCTCATCGAGCGGCTGCCACGCGGTATCCGCCCCACCCCACCGGGTGCCGCGCTGGCCGAACGTGGTCAGGCCATCCGCCGGGAGCTCCGTGCAGCCCAGGCCGACCTGGACTCCTTCACCGCCCTCGACCAGGGCACCTTGCGGCTCGGTTCCTTCCCCACGGCGAGCGCGTCCCTGCTTCCGCTGGCGCTCACGCGTTTCCGACGTCGCCACGCCGGTATCCGCATCGAGGTACGCGCCGGAGTCCTCGCGGAGCTCAGGGAGATGCTGCACACCGGCGAGGTGGAGCAGGGACTGCTCTGGGACTACGAATGGAACCGCCTCGACGATCCGGCGCTCTCCCTCACCCACCTGCTGGACGACCCCACGGTGCTGGTCGTCCCCGCCGACTCACCCCTGCGCACACATCCCTCCGTGCGCCTCGGCGACCTCGCCGACCAGGAGTGGATCATCCGCGCCGACAACCACCCCGTCGCCGACGTCCTGCGCCGAAGCTGCCGCCAGGCGGGATTCGAGCCGCGCATCGCCTACTCCTCGCACGACTACCAGGAGGCGCAGGCCATGGTCGCCGCAGGTCTCGGCATCGCGCTCGCACCCCGCCTGGCCCTCACCAGCCGACGCAGCGACGTACGCCTCCTGCCGTTCGCCTCCGACGTCCCGGCCCCCACCCGCCGCATCCTCCTCGCACGCGCCGCGGCACGCCCCGCCACCCCACCCGCCCAGGCGATGGCCCGCGTCCTGCGCGCGGTGGCCCAGCGATTCACCGCCCCAGACCTGCACCGTGCCCAGCTCGGGGCCGTCCGGCGGGGCTGA
- a CDS encoding glycoside hydrolase family 6 protein produces MRRRLRALAAALFALPLAFAVAPSAHAADPTTMTSGFYVDPDSSAKRWVAANPGDGRAAAINASIANTPMARWFGSWSGTIGTATGAYVGAADRVDKLPLLVAYNIYNRDYCGGHSAGGAASPSAYRSWIAQFAGGIANRPAVVILEPDSLGDYGCMTQPQIDEREGMLTGALAEFNRQAPNTWVYLDAGNPGWADAATMARRLHEAGLRQAHGFSLNVSNYITTAENTAYGNAVNRELSARYGYTKPFVVDTSRNGNGSNGQWCNPSGRRLGTPTQTGGGAEMLLWIKTPGESDGNCGVGGGSSAGQFLPEVAYKMIYGY; encoded by the coding sequence ATGCGCCGCAGACTCCGCGCCTTGGCCGCAGCGCTCTTCGCTCTGCCGCTGGCGTTCGCCGTCGCACCGTCCGCGCACGCGGCCGACCCGACGACCATGACCAGTGGGTTCTACGTGGACCCCGACTCCAGCGCGAAGAGGTGGGTGGCCGCCAATCCCGGCGACGGCCGAGCCGCCGCCATCAACGCCTCCATCGCCAACACCCCGATGGCCCGCTGGTTCGGCTCCTGGAGCGGCACCATCGGCACCGCCACGGGAGCGTACGTGGGAGCGGCGGACCGCGTCGACAAGCTACCCCTCCTCGTCGCCTACAACATCTACAACCGCGACTACTGCGGCGGGCACTCCGCGGGCGGCGCCGCCTCGCCGTCCGCCTACCGGAGCTGGATCGCCCAGTTCGCCGGCGGGATCGCCAACCGCCCGGCCGTCGTCATCCTCGAACCGGACTCCCTCGGGGACTACGGCTGCATGACCCAGCCCCAGATCGACGAACGCGAGGGCATGCTCACCGGCGCCCTCGCCGAGTTCAACCGCCAGGCCCCCAACACCTGGGTGTACCTCGACGCCGGCAACCCGGGCTGGGCCGACGCGGCGACCATGGCCCGGCGCCTCCACGAAGCCGGCCTCCGACAGGCTCACGGCTTCTCGCTCAACGTCTCCAACTACATCACCACCGCCGAGAACACGGCCTACGGCAACGCCGTCAACAGGGAACTGAGCGCCCGCTACGGCTACACCAAGCCGTTCGTCGTGGACACCAGCCGCAATGGCAACGGCTCCAACGGCCAGTGGTGCAACCCCTCAGGCCGCCGGCTCGGCACCCCCACCCAGACAGGCGGAGGCGCCGAGATGCTTCTGTGGATCAAGACCCCGGGCGAGTCCGACGGCAACTGCGGCGTCGGAGGCGGCTCCTCGGCCGGGCAGTTCCTCCCCGAGGTCGCCTACAAGATGATCTACGGCTACTGA
- a CDS encoding PrpF domain-containing protein, whose product MHIPATLVRGGTSKCWLFNQVEVPTDRGDLERLLVAAYGATDPVELDGVGGATPTTSKAAVVSASPQPGIDVDYLFAQVGIGTGSVEWTSNCGNCATGVALYAVTKGMVPVTGDRTRVVMRNTNTGAVLEGIVDTPGGVVHHFGRQTVPGTRAGGVAVGLTFRNPAGTTALLLPTGRTAQDLRVGAAEPVRVSMVTAGAPVVLVDAASAGRTGAESLERMSADVPWLRTVRHTAAPLMGLLRPGEEPGDAVPKVGLVGPSVPYTTTLGEPIGAEDYDVSVRMLTMNAPHPAIGLTSAVAVAAAGLLEGSVVSRITDGPTDEWLRLGTPAGVVAVRCTDVRDGLPHRVTVQRAARLLADARIYVPEAGSPQAA is encoded by the coding sequence GTGCACATTCCCGCGACCCTGGTGCGTGGCGGCACAAGCAAGTGCTGGCTGTTCAACCAGGTCGAAGTCCCGACCGACCGTGGCGACCTCGAAAGGCTGCTGGTCGCCGCGTACGGCGCCACCGATCCCGTGGAGTTGGACGGCGTGGGCGGGGCCACCCCCACCACCTCGAAAGCGGCCGTGGTCAGCGCCTCACCCCAGCCTGGCATCGACGTCGACTACCTGTTCGCTCAAGTCGGCATCGGCACGGGCTCGGTGGAGTGGACGAGCAACTGCGGCAACTGCGCCACCGGCGTCGCCCTGTACGCGGTGACCAAGGGAATGGTTCCGGTCACCGGCGACCGGACGCGCGTGGTGATGCGCAACACCAATACCGGCGCGGTCCTCGAAGGGATCGTCGACACCCCCGGAGGCGTGGTGCACCACTTCGGCCGCCAGACGGTACCCGGCACCCGTGCCGGCGGGGTCGCAGTCGGCCTCACCTTCCGCAACCCCGCCGGTACCACTGCCTTACTGCTCCCCACGGGCCGGACCGCCCAGGACCTGCGGGTCGGCGCCGCCGAGCCGGTACGCGTGAGCATGGTGACCGCGGGAGCCCCGGTCGTCCTTGTCGACGCCGCCAGTGCCGGACGTACCGGTGCCGAGTCACTGGAGCGGATGAGCGCAGACGTCCCCTGGCTGCGCACCGTCCGTCATACCGCCGCACCCCTGATGGGGCTGCTCCGGCCGGGCGAGGAACCGGGCGACGCGGTGCCCAAGGTGGGCCTGGTCGGCCCGTCGGTGCCGTACACCACCACCCTCGGTGAACCGATCGGTGCCGAGGACTACGACGTGTCGGTGCGCATGCTCACCATGAACGCCCCGCACCCCGCGATCGGCCTGACCTCTGCCGTCGCCGTCGCGGCGGCCGGGTTGCTGGAGGGGTCCGTGGTCTCCCGGATCACGGACGGCCCGACCGATGAGTGGCTGCGCCTCGGCACGCCCGCCGGCGTCGTCGCGGTCCGCTGCACCGATGTGAGGGACGGCCTGCCGCACCGGGTCACCGTGCAGCGCGCGGCCCGTCTGCTCGCCGACGCCCGAATCTACGTACCGGAAGCAGGCAGCCCGCAAGCCGCCTGA
- a CDS encoding serine hydrolase domain-containing protein → MRIRPAVTALFLATALAVGAALPGTAAMAAASSPAPITATVQDVLDHLPDNVVAGALVRRDGVGAAAGPVTADAYFRIGSITKVFTNTVVLQLVAEHRIDIDAPARRYVPGLMPGAYDRVTIRQLLDHTSGLPRPAAPPGPADGPGWWLKASTPQDALRNSFASATDSPPAPGSEQQYNGLNSLVLGLIVERVTRHPLAQELERRIIRPLHLLHTSMPAADDPTIPSPHAQVYVDGQNVTEQSPYPWAEGGMISTAADLDRFLMALFWGRLLPPIQQKLVFEVPKVKGAATNTNCFGPAACYSIGGLICATSCRTAITHGARQVPAPAGTTGSSQPETSGTAWCTPSTRRGRAPTSRTSRQSSPPRSPTDIVIFRCL, encoded by the coding sequence ATGCGCATCCGCCCCGCCGTCACCGCCCTGTTCCTGGCCACCGCTCTCGCCGTCGGCGCGGCGCTGCCCGGGACCGCCGCCATGGCTGCTGCCAGTTCCCCAGCTCCCATAACCGCCACCGTCCAAGACGTCCTCGACCACCTGCCCGACAACGTCGTAGCGGGCGCGCTGGTCAGACGGGACGGCGTGGGGGCCGCCGCCGGCCCTGTCACTGCTGACGCGTATTTCCGGATCGGAAGCATCACCAAAGTGTTCACGAATACAGTGGTTCTGCAGCTCGTTGCCGAGCACCGGATCGACATTGACGCACCGGCGCGGCGGTATGTCCCCGGGTTGATGCCCGGCGCGTACGACCGCGTCACCATCCGCCAGCTCCTCGACCACACGAGCGGTCTGCCCAGGCCCGCCGCGCCCCCTGGCCCTGCCGACGGACCGGGATGGTGGCTGAAGGCTTCGACGCCCCAAGACGCCCTGCGCAACTCTTTCGCCTCAGCCACTGACTCGCCGCCCGCCCCCGGCTCCGAGCAGCAGTACAACGGCCTCAACTCCCTCGTCCTCGGACTGATCGTCGAGAGGGTCACCCGTCACCCCCTCGCCCAGGAGCTGGAGCGTCGGATCATCCGGCCGCTGCACCTGCTCCACACCAGCATGCCCGCCGCCGACGACCCGACGATTCCCTCACCCCACGCGCAGGTCTACGTTGACGGCCAGAACGTGACCGAGCAGAGCCCGTACCCGTGGGCCGAGGGCGGCATGATTTCCACCGCCGCTGACCTGGACCGCTTCCTCATGGCGCTGTTCTGGGGCCGCCTGCTCCCGCCCATCCAGCAAAAGCTGGTGTTCGAGGTGCCGAAGGTGAAGGGCGCCGCCACCAACACGAACTGCTTCGGCCCAGCGGCCTGCTACAGCATCGGCGGGCTCATATGCGCTACCAGCTGCCGAACGGCGATTACGCATGGGGCAAGACAGGTTCCCGCCCCGGCTGGGACAACGGGTTCTTCGCAACCCGAGACCTCCGGCACCGCGTGGTGTACTCCCTCAACCCGACGGGGGCGGGCTCCGACCTCGCGCACATCAAGGCAATCGTCACCACCGCGCTCGCCGACTGACATCGTGATCTTTCGTTGTCTGTGA
- a CDS encoding SLC13 family permease produces the protein MSAEVISIGALLVMFVVGTVLPINLGILAFVATFAVGTASLGLTEDEIFEGFPAKLFVTIVGVTYLFSVARRNGTIDWLVAAGVRLVRGKVELIPWVLFLVAALLTAFGTFTPAAVAILAPIGMNFAYRYKLNPLVVGMMVISGGHAGAFSPLAVSGALVLGLVDKTDLQVSAVALFSASFVINLVLSILTYALLAKRPAPLVEGAAEAADDEDLAVSGRPDWRQWLTLASLVALVVGALGFHLEIGFLALGAGALLALVDMKRQEKAVDGVSWATLLLVAGMMTYIAMLEKAGIIEEISEHAADLGAPLVVALLLCFTVAITSAFASSTAILTAIIPIAVPLLLSSHLSAAGLIAALAVSTTIVDTSPFSTNGALVLSNARGVDTRRFYRQVIGYTGGIVALGPVVAWGALVLPWS, from the coding sequence ATGTCTGCTGAAGTGATCTCCATAGGCGCCCTACTGGTGATGTTCGTGGTCGGCACCGTGCTGCCGATCAACCTGGGCATCCTCGCCTTCGTCGCCACCTTCGCGGTCGGCACCGCCTCGCTCGGCCTCACCGAGGACGAGATCTTCGAGGGGTTCCCGGCGAAGCTCTTCGTCACCATCGTCGGAGTCACCTACCTGTTCTCCGTCGCCCGCCGCAACGGCACCATCGACTGGCTCGTCGCGGCCGGGGTGCGGCTGGTACGCGGCAAGGTAGAGCTCATCCCCTGGGTGCTGTTCCTGGTGGCCGCCCTGCTGACGGCGTTCGGTACGTTCACTCCGGCCGCGGTCGCGATCCTCGCGCCGATCGGCATGAACTTCGCCTACCGCTACAAGCTCAACCCGCTGGTCGTCGGCATGATGGTGATCAGCGGCGGGCACGCGGGCGCGTTCTCCCCGCTGGCCGTCTCCGGTGCGCTGGTGCTCGGCCTCGTCGACAAGACCGATCTGCAGGTCTCCGCCGTGGCGCTGTTCAGCGCCAGCTTCGTGATCAACCTGGTGCTCTCGATCCTCACCTATGCCCTGCTCGCCAAGCGTCCCGCCCCGCTGGTCGAGGGCGCCGCGGAGGCGGCCGACGACGAGGACCTCGCCGTCTCCGGCAGGCCCGATTGGCGGCAGTGGCTCACCCTCGCCTCCCTGGTGGCCCTCGTCGTCGGCGCGCTCGGCTTCCACCTGGAGATCGGCTTCCTTGCGCTGGGCGCCGGCGCCCTGCTGGCCCTGGTGGACATGAAGCGGCAGGAGAAGGCCGTGGACGGCGTCAGCTGGGCCACCCTGCTTCTGGTCGCGGGCATGATGACGTACATCGCGATGCTGGAGAAGGCCGGCATCATCGAGGAGATCTCCGAACATGCCGCCGACCTGGGCGCCCCGCTCGTCGTCGCCCTGCTGCTGTGCTTCACCGTGGCCATCACCTCCGCCTTCGCCTCCTCCACCGCGATTCTCACAGCGATCATCCCCATCGCCGTACCGCTGCTGCTCTCCAGCCACCTCAGCGCCGCCGGACTGATCGCCGCGCTCGCCGTCTCCACGACGATCGTCGACACCTCTCCCTTCTCTACCAACGGAGCACTCGTCCTCAGCAACGCCCGTGGGGTGGACACCCGCCGCTTCTACCGCCAGGTCATCGGCTACACCGGCGGAATCGTCGCCCTCGGCCCCGTCGTCGCCTGGGGCGCCCTGGTCCTGCCCTGGTCATAG
- a CDS encoding SpoIIE family protein phosphatase, with product MAGTKDAPTATVVVDPDGVVSGWSEGGRLLLGWTAQDTVGRPVADLLVDPPPAGFPEGYGAGPDHTGFILLRHRDGSTVDAVLAAHPLFGPDGRALGHAVTIQRWGRRPVIADRAFEQCPFALGVYDPELRFLWINASSGRVIAHSEEQVLGKKYRELFPEFDRELFPERDDKPYTDQLAEVARTGKPARLITVFRPLGSNYANAWATSMWPVRDAEGRVRAVANWGFDMSAEYWARQRLLILNEASGGIGRTLDVIGTAQELARTPVPGFADLVSVDLFDEVLRGEEPPSASGFIPGESITLSRAAQHSVKEDNDRAPGPPMPVSHPPGSVAARCMATGRSTVELAAEPGEGGEWAFGPGLAADPAHWPPGNPLIDGSIAAEGLTGRITVPLRARGALLGVVAFSRRDRPEAFTADDLILAEELTAKAAVAIDNARRYSRERATALTLQRSLLPQGLPIQEAVEVASRYLPGGTGVEVGGDWFDVIPLSGARVALVVGDVVGHGLHASASMGRLRTAVRTLADVDLPPDELLTHLDDLVLHLASDLQPAGHFQQTGESGATCLYTVYDPVSRRCTLASAGHPLPLIISADGTRTPVPAQPGPPLGIGGLPFEATELELPEGSLLALYTDGLVRSRKRDDDQSIAELRRILNHSATSLEALCDTVMDAMLPERRTDDAALLLARTHALDPHHVADWDVEPDPAQVPHARKFAVDQVDAWGLEEASFVTELVVSELVTNAIRYGEPPIRLRLIRNTSLICEVSDASSTAPHLRRARAFDEGGRGLLLVAQLTQGWGTRHTTSGKTIWCAQALP from the coding sequence ATGGCCGGCACAAAGGACGCCCCCACTGCCACAGTCGTTGTGGACCCGGACGGCGTGGTGAGCGGCTGGAGCGAGGGAGGGCGGCTGCTGCTGGGCTGGACGGCGCAGGACACCGTCGGGCGTCCCGTGGCCGACCTGCTGGTCGATCCCCCACCCGCCGGCTTCCCCGAGGGCTACGGCGCCGGCCCCGACCACACGGGGTTCATCCTCCTGCGCCATCGGGACGGTTCCACGGTGGACGCCGTGCTGGCGGCTCACCCCCTGTTCGGCCCCGACGGGCGGGCACTGGGTCACGCGGTGACCATCCAGCGCTGGGGACGCCGCCCGGTGATCGCCGACCGGGCCTTCGAGCAGTGCCCCTTCGCTCTGGGCGTCTACGACCCTGAGCTGCGGTTCTTGTGGATCAACGCCTCCTCGGGCCGGGTGATAGCGCACTCCGAGGAGCAAGTGCTCGGTAAGAAGTACCGCGAGCTGTTTCCCGAATTCGACCGCGAGCTGTTTCCCGAAAGGGACGACAAGCCCTACACCGACCAGCTCGCCGAGGTGGCGAGGACGGGCAAGCCCGCGCGTCTCATCACCGTCTTCCGCCCGCTCGGCAGCAACTACGCCAACGCCTGGGCCACCAGCATGTGGCCCGTCCGAGATGCCGAGGGCAGGGTCCGCGCGGTTGCCAACTGGGGATTCGACATGAGCGCCGAGTACTGGGCTCGCCAGCGCCTGCTCATCCTCAACGAGGCCAGCGGCGGCATCGGCCGGACACTCGACGTGATCGGCACCGCACAGGAACTGGCCAGGACCCCGGTCCCTGGATTCGCCGACCTCGTCAGCGTGGATCTCTTCGACGAGGTGCTGCGCGGAGAGGAACCGCCCTCCGCGTCCGGGTTCATCCCCGGCGAGAGCATCACGCTCAGCCGTGCCGCCCAGCACAGCGTGAAGGAGGACAACGACCGGGCTCCCGGGCCCCCGATGCCGGTCAGCCACCCTCCCGGTTCCGTCGCCGCCCGCTGCATGGCCACCGGCAGGTCCACGGTCGAGCTCGCCGCCGAGCCCGGCGAGGGCGGCGAATGGGCCTTCGGGCCCGGGCTCGCCGCCGACCCGGCCCACTGGCCACCGGGCAACCCGTTGATCGACGGGTCCATCGCCGCGGAGGGGCTGACCGGCCGGATCACCGTGCCGCTCCGGGCGCGCGGCGCGCTGCTCGGCGTCGTCGCCTTCTCCCGCCGCGACCGGCCCGAGGCCTTCACCGCCGACGACCTGATCCTCGCCGAAGAGCTGACCGCCAAGGCAGCCGTCGCCATCGACAACGCCCGCCGGTACTCGCGCGAGCGCGCGACCGCGCTGACCCTGCAACGCAGCCTGCTGCCACAGGGGCTGCCGATCCAGGAGGCGGTCGAGGTGGCATCCCGCTACCTGCCCGGCGGGACCGGCGTCGAAGTGGGCGGTGACTGGTTCGACGTCATTCCGCTGTCCGGCGCCCGGGTCGCCCTGGTCGTCGGCGATGTCGTCGGCCACGGCCTGCACGCCTCGGCCAGCATGGGCCGCCTGCGCACGGCGGTCCGCACCCTCGCCGACGTCGACCTGCCGCCGGACGAGCTGCTGACCCACCTGGACGACCTGGTCCTCCACCTCGCCAGCGACCTCCAGCCCGCCGGACACTTCCAGCAGACCGGCGAGTCCGGGGCCACCTGTCTGTACACCGTCTACGACCCTGTCTCCCGGCGCTGCACGCTGGCGAGCGCCGGCCATCCCCTGCCCCTGATCATCTCCGCGGACGGCACCAGGACACCGGTACCCGCACAGCCGGGACCGCCGCTCGGTATCGGTGGGCTGCCTTTCGAGGCCACCGAGCTCGAACTGCCCGAGGGCAGCCTGCTCGCCCTCTACACCGACGGACTGGTGCGAAGCCGCAAGCGCGACGACGACCAGAGCATCGCCGAACTGCGGCGCATCCTGAACCACTCGGCCACCTCACTGGAGGCCCTGTGCGACACGGTGATGGACGCCATGCTCCCCGAGCGCCGCACCGACGACGCCGCCCTGCTGCTCGCTCGCACTCACGCGCTGGATCCCCACCACGTCGCCGACTGGGACGTCGAACCCGACCCCGCGCAGGTGCCGCACGCCAGGAAGTTCGCCGTCGACCAAGTGGACGCCTGGGGCCTGGAGGAGGCGTCATTCGTCACCGAACTGGTCGTCAGCGAGCTGGTCACCAACGCCATCAGATACGGCGAGCCGCCGATCAGGCTGCGGCTGATTCGCAATACCTCCCTGATCTGCGAGGTCTCCGACGCCAGCAGCACCGCCCCGCACCTACGCCGGGCCCGCGCCTTCGACGAGGGCGGCCGGGGCCTGCTGCTCGTCGCCCAGCTCACCCAGGGATGGGGCACCCGGCACACCACCAGCGGCAAGACGATCTGGTGCGCACAGGCCCTCCCCTAG